One genomic segment of Fervidobacterium pennivorans includes these proteins:
- the rplW gene encoding 50S ribosomal protein L23 yields the protein MRKDYSDIIIRPIISEKSMNLRAEREYVFEVDKNANKKEIKEAVEKLFNVKVERVNTLIVKPKPKRDLRRGYMAREGHTKEWKKAIVKLAEGYTIKELQA from the coding sequence ATGAGAAAAGATTATTCTGACATTATCATCAGACCGATTATCAGTGAAAAATCAATGAACCTGAGAGCAGAAAGAGAATACGTATTCGAAGTAGACAAAAATGCAAATAAGAAAGAGATAAAAGAAGCAGTTGAAAAACTTTTTAACGTTAAAGTAGAACGAGTCAACACACTTATCGTGAAGCCAAAGCCCAAAAGAGACCTCAGAAGAGGTTATATGGCAAGAGAAGGACATACAAAAGAATGGAAAAAAGCCATAGTCAAATTAGCAGAAGGCTACACGATTAAAGAACTCCAAGCGTAA
- the rplD gene encoding 50S ribosomal protein L4 — protein sequence MAHVALWNIKGEKIGTIEVSDEVFNIEPNLDVMWRYIDMQLTNARAGTASTKTRGEVSGGGRKPWPQKHTGRARQGSIRAIHWRHGGVAHGPKPRKFLKRLNKKMKRLALKSALSVRFREGNLIVLSDIRFDKPQTKQMREVLKALGIADEKVLFVLPKKEDSYVNVKLSGRNIPGVKVIIADNPNNNEGNNIDGLNVYDIINASKVVLTEGTVRKIEEVLGK from the coding sequence ATGGCACATGTGGCACTTTGGAACATAAAAGGTGAGAAGATTGGAACAATCGAAGTTAGTGACGAAGTTTTTAACATCGAACCAAACCTTGATGTTATGTGGCGCTACATCGATATGCAGCTTACAAACGCAAGAGCAGGAACAGCATCTACAAAGACTAGAGGAGAAGTTTCCGGTGGTGGAAGGAAACCGTGGCCACAAAAACACACTGGTAGGGCAAGGCAAGGCTCGATAAGGGCTATTCACTGGAGACACGGTGGTGTTGCTCACGGTCCAAAACCAAGAAAATTCTTGAAGAGATTGAACAAGAAGATGAAAAGACTCGCATTGAAGTCAGCACTATCCGTAAGATTCAGAGAAGGGAACCTCATTGTTCTGAGTGATATACGATTTGATAAACCTCAAACGAAACAGATGAGAGAAGTCTTGAAGGCCCTCGGAATCGCTGACGAAAAGGTTCTTTTCGTTCTTCCAAAGAAAGAAGATTCTTACGTAAACGTAAAGCTTTCCGGAAGAAACATTCCAGGTGTGAAGGTTATCATCGCAGATAACCCGAACAACAATGAAGGAAATAACATCGACGGTTTGAACGTTTACGACATTATCAATGCATCAAAGGTTGTCCTTACTGAGGGCACCGTTCGCAAAATTGAGGAGGTGCTCGGAAAATGA
- the rplC gene encoding 50S ribosomal protein L3, whose translation MKFIIARKIGMTRLWKDDKVVPVTVLKAGPCVVVQKKTVDKDGYNAVQLGFEEVSEKKLTKPLLGVFKKANVKPMRVLKEFRVDNVDEYSVGQEITVAIFQEGDKIDITGWTKGRGFAGAMKRWNFQGGPKSHGAKFHRELGSVGQHTEPARIFKGKRMPGRYGNERVTILNSEVVKVDPENNLIAVKGGVPGARGSLVLIRSAVKVDK comes from the coding sequence GGAATGACCCGCTTGTGGAAAGATGACAAGGTTGTTCCAGTGACGGTTTTGAAGGCTGGTCCATGCGTTGTTGTTCAGAAGAAAACCGTTGATAAAGATGGTTACAATGCTGTCCAGCTTGGATTTGAAGAAGTCAGTGAGAAGAAACTCACAAAGCCACTTCTTGGAGTTTTCAAGAAAGCAAACGTGAAACCTATGAGAGTATTAAAAGAATTTAGAGTAGACAACGTAGACGAATACTCCGTCGGACAAGAAATCACAGTTGCAATTTTCCAAGAAGGCGATAAAATTGACATTACGGGTTGGACCAAAGGTAGAGGTTTCGCAGGTGCAATGAAGAGATGGAACTTCCAGGGTGGTCCAAAATCACATGGTGCGAAATTCCACAGAGAACTTGGTTCTGTCGGTCAGCACACCGAACCAGCAAGGATTTTCAAAGGTAAGAGGATGCCTGGAAGGTATGGAAATGAAAGGGTCACAATACTCAATTCGGAAGTTGTGAAAGTTGACCCCGAAAATAACCTTATAGCGGTTAAAGGTGGAGTGCCAGGAGCGAGGGGCAGCCTTGTTCTCATCAGAAGCGCTGTGAAAGTGGATAAGTGA